AATAGATGTATTTTCTTCCTTTTTCTCTTTTTTTACTTCATGATTGAGATACTCTTCTCTATTTTCATCTAGTTTTCCTGTTTTTATAATGATATCTTTAATGACATTCTCTTTAAAATAGGAATTTATTTTATTAATATAATTAGTTTTTTCCAAAGTTAAATGATGGATAAATATATTTCCTTCTGCTTTTATATAAAGAATACCATCTTTTATATAATCAGGTTGACATTTTTCACAAATTTTTCCTACAATTTTTTCCCAATCAGCTTTTAATATTCCCTCTTTTAATCTTCTACTTTTACCAACAGCTACATCTATCATTTCACTAACATTACTTAATTTCTCTGCCATATTGAACCTCACCACTTTCTATATAAAAGTCATTTGAAGCTATTCCTAATTTCCCAGTAGAACTTAATAAAACTTGAATATTTCTTTTCTCTAAATAATTTAATATACTCTCTTTTCTATTTGAATCAAAATACGAAGAGATATCATCTATTAAAAGTACAGGATTTTCTTTCTTTTCTCTGATAACCATATCTATCTCTGAGAGTTTTAAAGAGAAAATTATAGATTTTTTCTCTCCTTGAGAAGCTGTAGATTTAGCTTCATGTCCATTTAAAATAAAAAGAAAGTCGTCTTTTTGAGGACCACATAAAGAAAAACCATATCTTTTTTCTAAAGAGAAATTTTTTTGGATTTTCTCTTTAAATAAGTTTTTTATCTCCTCTATTTCCATTTTTTTTACATTACCTAACTGACACTCATAATTTAAACTTAACTCTTTTTTATCATCAAATAATTTTCTATAATTTAAGTTTAAAATAATCGATATTTTTTGCACATACTCCAATCTTTTTTTTATTACTTTAGCTCCAAATTTTATAAACTCTTCTTCATAGATAGAGTATTCTGGAGTATTAGTTTTTTCCTCTTTTAAATATTTATTTCTAATTTTTA
The window above is part of the uncultured Fusobacterium sp. genome. Proteins encoded here:
- a CDS encoding DUF721 domain-containing protein, with the translated sequence MAEKLSNVSEMIDVAVGKSRRLKEGILKADWEKIVGKICEKCQPDYIKDGILYIKAEGNIFIHHLTLEKTNYINKINSYFKENVIKDIIIKTGKLDENREEYLNHEVKKEKKEENTSILEKEQVNLNILEKIAYLQKIAIEREEYLLSQGFKKCKICGMLFEGEEEFCRVCLDNGNAKKYLKSHEQQNKGEK
- the recF gene encoding DNA replication and repair protein RecF (All proteins in this family for which functions are known are DNA-binding proteins that assist the filamentation of RecA onto DNA for the initiation of recombination or recombinational repair.), giving the protein MEILEINYINFRNLIDGNIKFFPKLNLFFGKNGQGKTSILEAVYFNATGKSFRTSKASEAIKYGTNKMGVYLLYKDNISQKSLTVKFNENKKEYYYNNKKISYDEFYGKLNIVTYIPEDIILITGSPSIRRTFFDGEIAQANNEYFQDLKNYNKLLKIRNKYLKEEKTNTPEYSIYEEEFIKFGAKVIKKRLEYVQKISIILNLNYRKLFDDKKELSLNYECQLGNVKKMEIEEIKNLFKEKIQKNFSLEKRYGFSLCGPQKDDFLFILNGHEAKSTASQGEKKSIIFSLKLSEIDMVIREKKENPVLLIDDISSYFDSNRKESILNYLEKRNIQVLLSSTGKLGIASNDFYIESGEVQYGREIK